A window of the Helianthus annuus cultivar XRQ/B chromosome 4, HanXRQr2.0-SUNRISE, whole genome shotgun sequence genome harbors these coding sequences:
- the LOC110936706 gene encoding cullin-associated NEDD8-dissociated protein 1 encodes MANSSIPAILEKMTGKDKDYRYMATSDLLNELNKEGFKLDNELEVRLSNIVLQQLDDAAGDVSGLAIKCLAPLVKKIHEAQVLEMTDKLCNKLLNGKDQHRDIASIALKTIFSEVPTSSVAQSVLVSVSPKLLGGITSPAMKTDIKCECLDILCDILHKFGNLMTSDHEDMLKALLPQLSSNQASVRKKTVSCIASLASSLSDDLLAKATNEVVRLLQNKGAKPEMTRTNIQMIGALSRAVGYRFGPHLGDTVPVLNEYCMNASENDEELREYSLQALESFLLRCPRDISPYCKEILHLALEYLSYDPNFTDNMEEDTDDEVHDDEDDDDSTNEYTDDEDVSWKVRRAAAKCLAALIVSRPEMLSNLYDEACPKLVDRFKEREENVKMDVFNTFIELLRQTGNVTNGQVDADKLSPRWSLKQEVPKVVKSINRQLREKSIKTKIGAFSVLKELVVVLPDCLADHIRSLIPGIEKALCDTSSTSNLKIEALVFTRLVLASHSPAVFHPYIKAISAPVLAAVGERYYKVTAEALRVCGELVRVVRPDIKVSDFDFKPYVYPIYNAIMSRLTNQDQDQEVKECAISCMGLVVSTFGDYLTAELPACLPVLVDRMGNEITRLTAVKAFAVIAASPLHLDLSCVLEHVIVELTAFLRKANRALRQATLGTLNTLIVAYGDKIGSAAYEVIIVELSTLISDTDLHMTALALELCCTLMSDRRSVGLAVRNKVLPQALALVKSSLLQGQALLALQNFFATLVYSANTSFDALLESLLSTAKPSPPQSGGAIAKQALFSIAQCVAVLCLAAGDHESSSTVNMLTQILKDDNTTISSAKHHLALLCLGEIGRRKDLSSHAHIENIVIGSFQSPFEEIKSAASYALGNIAVGNLPKYLPFILNQIDNQQKKQYLLLHSLKEVIVRQSVDKAEFQDSSVEKILNLLFNHCESEEEGVRNVVAECLGKIALIKPSKLVPALKERTTSPAAFTRATVAVAVKYSIVERPEKIDSVLYPEISSFLMLIKDQDRHVRRAAVLALSTAGHNKPNLIKGLLPELLPLLYDQTVIKKELIRTVDLGPFKHTVDDGLELRKAAFECVDTLLDNCLDQLNPSSFIVPYLKSGLDDHYDVKMPCHLILSKLADKCPSAVLAVLDSLVEPLQKTVNFKPKNDAVKQEVDRNEDMIRSALRAIASLNRISGGDCSHKFKNLMGEIAKSPSIWEKYCSIRNE; translated from the exons ATGGCAAATTCATCCATACCTGCTATCCTGGAGAAG ATGACGGGGAAGGACAAAGATTACAGATATATGGCAACGTCTGACCTATTGAATGAACTGAACAAAGAGGGGTTTAAACTTGACAATGAGCTTGAGGTGAGATTGTCCAATATTGTTCTACAGCAGCTTGATGATGCAGCTGGTGATGTTTCTGGACTGGCCATTAAATG TCTTGCCCCACTCGTTAAAAAAATCCACGAGGCCCAGGTACTGGAGATGACTGATAAGCTATGTAATAAACTGCTTAATGGGAAAGATCAGCATCGTGACATTGCAAGCATAGCTCTCAAGACCATTTTTTCTGAAGTTCCTACCTCATCTGTTGCACAATCAGTTCTTGTTTCAGTTTCTCCAAAGTTGCTTGGAGGAATTACAAGCCCT GCAATGAAGACAGACATAAAATGTGAATGCCTTGATATCTTATGTGATATCCTGCATAAATTTGGTAATTTGATGACATCAGATCATGAGGATATGTTAAAGGCCCTATTGCCTCAGTTAAGTTCCAATCAAGCCAGTGTAAGAAAGAAGACAGTATCATGTATAG CTTCCCTGGCATCAAGCCTGTCAGATGACTTGTTGGCCAAGGCCACAAATGAAGTTGTTCGGCTTTTACAGAACAAGGGAGCAAAACCTGAAATGACGCGTACAAACATTCAGATGATTGGGGCTTTAAG CCGTGCTGTGGGTTATCGGTTTGGTCCACATCTTGGAGATACAGTTCCAGTTCTAAATGAATATTGCATGAATGCATCAGAGAATGACGAGGAGCTTCGTGAGTATAGCTTGCAG GCTCTGGAAAGTTTTCTACTTAGATGCCCTCGGGACATATCCCCTTACTGTAAGGAAATTTTACATCTGGCTTTGGAATATCTTAGTTATGATCCCAATTTCACTGATAACATGGAGGAGGACACTGATGATGAAGTccatgatgatgaggatgatga TGATAGTACGAATGAATATACAGACGACGAGGATGTTAGCTGGAAGGTTCGAAGAGCTGCTGCAAAATGCCTGGCAGCACTAATTGTTTCTCGTCCTGAGATGCTCTCAAATCTATATGATGAG GCTTGTCCGAAGTTGGTTGATCGGTTCAAAGAGAGGGAAGAAAACGTGAAG ATGGATGTTTTTAACACTTTCATTGAGTTGCTACGTCAAACTGGAAATGTCACAAATGGGCAGGTTGATGCGGACAAATTAAG CCCCAGATGGTCATTGAAGCAAGAAGTACCCAAGGTTGTTAAATCTATCAATAGGCAGCTGCGTGAAAAGTCTATTAAGACAAAG ATTGGTGCGTTTTCGGTTCTGAAAGAGCTTGTTGTTGTTTTGCCTGACTGCCTTGCTGACCACATTAGATCCCTCATTCCTGGAATAGAGAAAGCACTTTGT GACACATCCTCAACCTCAAACCTCAAGATCGAGGCTCTTGTATTTACAAGATTAGTTTTGGCCTCACATTCTCCAGCCGTTTTTCATCCATACATCAAG GCTATTTCTGCTCCTGTATTAGCTGCTGTTGGTGAACGCTATTACAAAGTTACAGCTGAGGCACTAAGAGTATGCGGGGAACTTGTTCGAGTTGTGCGCCCAGACATTAAG GTGTCTGATTTTGATTTCAAACCCTATGTGTATCCAATATATAATGCCATCATGTCACGTTTGACGAACCAAGATCAAGACCAGGAggttaaggaatgtgctattTCTTGTATGGGGCTTGTTGTTTCCACTTTTGGTGATTACCTCACGGCAGAATTACCTGCATGCCTTCCTGTTCTTGTGGATCGAATGGGAAATGAGATAACACGACTTACTGCTGTCAAG GCTTTTGCAGTGATAGCTGCATCTCCGCTGCACTTAGACCTTTCATGTGTACTAGAGCATGTGATTGTGGAGTTAACTGCATTTCTACGCAAG GCTAATCGAGCATTAAGGCAGGCAACATTGGGTACTTTAAACACACTAATTGTTGCATATGGTGATAAAATTGGCTCTGCTGCTTATGAAGTCATCATTGTGGAACTTTCAACTTTGATCAG TGATACAGACTTGCATATGACGGCTCTTGCCCTTGAACTGTGCTGTACGTTGATGTCAGACAGGAGGTCTGTTGGTTTGGCTGTGAGAAATAAAGTTCTTCCCCAGGCCTTGGCATTAGTCAAAAGTTCATTGCTTCAAGGCCAGGCCCTTTTGGCTTTGCAGAACTTTTTTGCTACTCTTGTTTACTCCGCCAACACCAGTTTTGATGCTCTGCTGGAGTCTCTTCTTTCCACCGCTAAACCATCTCCTCCTCAATCAGGAGGCGCTATTGCTAAACAGGCTTTGTTTTCCATAGCCCAGTGTGTTGCTGTCCTCTGCCTTGCTGCAGGTGATCACGAATCTTCATCTACAGTCAACATGCTCACACAGATCTTAAAAGATGATAACACCACTATTAGCTCCGCCAAACACCACCTTGCTTTGCTATGTTTGGGTGAAATTGGGAGAAGAAAAGATTTGAGTTCACATGCACACATAGAAAACATAGTTATTGGATCCTTTCAGTCTCCCTTTGAAGAGATCAAATCTGCAGCCTCGTATGCACTTGGCAATATTGCAGTCGGCAATCTGCCCAAGTATTTGCCATTTATTCTTAACCAAATAGATAATCAGCAGAAAAAACAATATCTGTTGCTCCATTCTTTGAAAGAG GTGATAGTGAGACAGTCTGTAGATAAAGCCGAATTTCAGGATTCTAGCGTTGAAAAGATACTCAACTTACTATTTAACCACTGTGAAAGTGAGGAAGAGGGTGTCCGCAATGTGGTAGCCGAGTGTCTCGGAAAAATTGCTCTCATCAAGCCTTCAAAACTTGTTCCTGCCCTCAAG GAGAGAACGACCAGTCCTGCTGCATTTACCAGAGCAACTGTTGCTGTTGCTGTGAAGTATTCTATTGTTGAACGACCAGAGAAGATCGATTCGGTCTTGTACCCAGAGATTTCCTCATTCCTTATGCTTATCAAGGATCAGGATCGG CATGTTAGGCGTGCAGCTGTTTTGGCTTTAAGCACAGCTGGCCACAACAAGCCAAATCTCATCAAGGGCCTTCTTCCTGAACTTTTACCACTTCTTTATGACCAGACAGTTATTAAG AAAGAACTGATTCGAACAGTGGACCTTGGTCCTTTTAAGCATACCGTTGATGATGGCCTTGAGTTGAGGAAAGCAGCATTTGAATGCGTAGATACATTGCTTGATAACTGCCTTGATCAGTTGAACCCTTCGTCTTTCATTGTGCCTTACCTTAAATCTGGACTTGATG ATCATTATGATGTTAAGATGCCTTGCCATCTTATTCTCTCAAAACTTGCAGACAAGTGTCCTTCAGCTGTCTTAGCAG TTTTAGATTCATTGGTGGAGCCTCTCCAAAAAACCGTTAACTTCAAACCTAAAAATGATGCTGTAAAGCAAGAAGTTGACCGCAATGAAGACATGATTCGGAGTGCACTTAGAGCTATTGCATCATTGAACCGTATCAG TGGAGGAGATTGCAGCCATAAATTTAAGAATCTGATGGGTGAAATAGCTAAATCGCCGTCCATATGGGAGAAATATTGTTCAATCCGTAACGAGTGA